The proteins below are encoded in one region of Sporosarcina sp. FSL K6-1508:
- a CDS encoding YifB family Mg chelatase-like AAA ATPase — translation MKEVSGIMGQVMSVGLEGMRGHKVIVEANVRDEKESCIIIGLPDAPMKESKERILSCLHTLELDMSMKKVTIHLSPADKRKTGTGHDCAMLIAVLQKVMIEPIPVNSKTCFLAALSLTGNLTPFHGLIPAIQQAVLLGFKKIILPPINVGFLGKIESVEFVPIHSVSMLISYLRGQQTLELPQEGLISLHELDSMENSLAVPDFSAVRGHDEAKRVLEIAAAGGHHVMLNGPPGCGKTMLADAFHTILPDLSNDDMLETFGIYHLAKENRGFSTRPPYRHPHHSASAVSLIGGGTYPRPGEISLAHNGVLFLDELGEFSRKSLDMLRQPMEMGEVTINRVRQSVTYPSSFILIAATNPCPCGYFGSNERYCTCTPLQVRSYQLKASGPLLDRLDFILTLKSVGIMGSQVSETSAVIRKRIAAAKTMQKERYMSNKLNGNVPISMLMTNSFLTEEQVKEIQVICFERKWSNRTQAKLIRVARTIADLAEEITITKRAIQEAIDWKQLASSFQDRKSAVTIDE, via the coding sequence ATGAAAGAAGTGAGTGGGATCATGGGTCAAGTGATGAGTGTTGGATTGGAAGGGATGCGAGGCCATAAAGTGATCGTGGAAGCAAATGTGCGGGATGAGAAGGAGTCTTGCATAATTATCGGGCTACCGGATGCACCAATGAAAGAATCGAAAGAACGAATATTGAGCTGTTTGCACACGCTTGAATTGGATATGTCGATGAAAAAGGTTACAATCCATCTATCACCAGCAGACAAGCGAAAGACAGGTACAGGGCATGATTGTGCTATGCTTATTGCTGTTTTGCAAAAAGTCATGATAGAACCAATTCCAGTCAATTCGAAGACTTGTTTTCTTGCTGCATTGTCCTTGACGGGAAATCTAACACCATTTCACGGGCTCATTCCTGCAATTCAGCAGGCAGTTTTACTGGGATTCAAAAAGATTATTCTTCCACCTATCAATGTTGGATTTCTTGGGAAAATTGAATCTGTTGAGTTTGTGCCAATTCATTCAGTTAGCATGCTAATTTCTTACTTGCGTGGGCAGCAAACGCTTGAATTGCCGCAAGAAGGCTTGATTTCACTGCATGAATTGGATTCCATGGAGAATTCATTGGCCGTGCCCGATTTCTCGGCTGTACGTGGACATGACGAAGCGAAGCGTGTCCTTGAAATCGCTGCAGCGGGTGGACACCACGTTATGCTGAACGGGCCGCCTGGTTGTGGAAAAACAATGCTTGCCGATGCTTTTCATACAATTCTACCGGATTTATCAAATGACGATATGCTCGAGACATTCGGCATCTATCATCTTGCAAAGGAAAATCGAGGGTTTTCAACAAGACCACCGTACAGACATCCGCATCACTCTGCGTCTGCTGTGTCGTTAATTGGCGGTGGAACATACCCTAGACCCGGGGAAATTTCACTGGCACATAATGGTGTATTATTTCTAGATGAACTCGGTGAGTTTTCCAGAAAATCGCTTGATATGTTACGACAACCGATGGAAATGGGAGAAGTGACAATCAATCGTGTGCGCCAGTCTGTAACATACCCATCATCGTTTATCCTAATTGCGGCAACAAATCCTTGTCCTTGCGGTTATTTTGGATCGAATGAACGTTACTGCACCTGTACACCACTTCAGGTCAGATCCTATCAATTGAAAGCTTCTGGTCCCCTACTTGATCGACTTGACTTCATCCTTACATTGAAGAGTGTCGGGATTATGGGTAGCCAAGTTTCTGAGACTTCAGCCGTAATTCGAAAACGTATAGCCGCGGCCAAAACCATGCAGAAAGAACGCTATATGTCCAATAAATTGAATGGTAATGTGCCAATATCGATGTTAATGACGAACTCTTTTTTAACAGAAGAACAAGTGAAGGAAATTCAAGTAATCTGTTTTGAAAGGAAGTGGAGTAACCGTACACAGGCAAAGTTAATTCGCGTTGCTAGAACGATTGCCGATCTTGCTGAAGAAATAACGATTACTAAACGTGCAATTCAGGAAGCAATCGATTGGAAACAATTAGCTTCCAGTTTCCAGGATAGGAAAAGTGCGGTGACAATAGATGAGTAG
- a CDS encoding transposase has translation MSRRDRGWHPKGYFHVIIRGNNRQNIFNSQQDIDEYFRILNFVNDKYPFEIYAYCIMTNHVHFLIRSRIVPLGKLMAPLNRRYSDYYRKKHNYFGQIYQNRFYSKEVSDRMGLLNVGAYIHRNPIETTKPMVTALEHYPYSSYPYYFQHKQNPYKFLQLALLPSLLPEGREKTAAEYAKYCLEYRN, from the coding sequence ATGAGTAGAAGAGATAGAGGCTGGCATCCTAAAGGCTATTTTCATGTCATCATACGTGGAAACAATAGGCAAAATATTTTCAACAGTCAACAGGACATCGATGAGTATTTCAGGATTTTAAATTTCGTTAACGATAAATATCCATTTGAAATATACGCTTATTGTATTATGACGAATCACGTCCACTTTTTGATCCGTTCGCGCATCGTGCCACTTGGAAAACTCATGGCTCCACTTAATAGACGCTATAGCGATTACTATCGAAAAAAACATAATTACTTCGGTCAAATCTATCAAAATCGGTTTTATTCAAAGGAAGTCTCAGATAGAATGGGGTTGTTGAACGTGGGTGCCTACATTCATCGAAACCCGATTGAAACGACGAAACCAATGGTAACAGCGTTGGAACACTACCCTTATTCATCGTATCCATACTATTTCCAACATAAACAGAACCCCTATAAATTCCTTCAATTAGCATTACTTCCTTCACTTCTGCCCGAGGGAAGAGAAAAGACAGCAGCAGAATATGCGAAGTATTGTTTAGAGTATAGGAATTGA
- a CDS encoding JAB domain-containing protein: protein MYKPQAQQLELLMVKEEEKRLPAKRVDIVSLRLVKETSLLYKDRAIRSPEDGYNLFKQYLGELDREYLVVMCLDVKNQPTAINVCHIGSLNASIVYGALPHYLVFLFNCMNCMSLFDKRVSNLEAGISITG, encoded by the coding sequence ATGTACAAACCACAAGCACAACAATTGGAATTGTTGATGGTGAAGGAAGAGGAGAAACGATTGCCTGCTAAACGGGTGGATATTGTGTCGTTGCGATTAGTGAAGGAAACGAGTCTGTTGTACAAGGATCGTGCCATTCGTAGCCCGGAAGATGGTTACAACCTGTTCAAGCAGTATCTCGGGGAGTTGGATCGGGAGTATCTTGTCGTGATGTGCTTGGACGTGAAGAATCAGCCGACAGCGATCAATGTTTGTCACATTGGTAGTTTGAATGCCAGCATAGTTTATGGGGCTCTGCCTCACTATCTTGTGTTTTTATTCAATTGTATGAATTGCATGTCTTTGTTTGATAAGCGGGTATCAAATTTGGAAGCAGGAATTTCTATTACAGGATAA
- a CDS encoding tyrosine-type recombinase/integrase: MHHYIEQFGKDHCLCYKAVTIRDYLRINRRFNQHIQKPLDKIDRKDVRSFLIMLSESGLKPGTVATNLTAIYAFFNYCLEEGWITNNPVVGIPFPKVDEKLPRYLTYPELASLRACVEGNLFEQAMVEVFYTTGVRISELVRLRTEDLNWSERSILIQDGKGGVDRIVLFSATCGQYLETYVSSRADSSPHVFINPNTKRSFGISTINARFQSYSDSIGFRVTPHMLRYTFAAHLAQKEMSLDHIRQLLGHVNPRTTRHYATLYDHAQKKMYDKWM; this comes from the coding sequence ATGCACCATTATATTGAACAGTTCGGGAAGGATCACTGTTTGTGTTATAAAGCAGTCACCATCAGAGACTACCTACGAATCAATCGGCGGTTTAATCAGCATATCCAAAAACCGCTGGACAAGATTGATAGAAAGGATGTTCGAAGTTTTTTAATTATGTTGAGTGAAAGTGGACTAAAGCCAGGTACAGTAGCGACGAATCTGACGGCCATCTATGCCTTTTTTAACTATTGTCTCGAAGAAGGATGGATCACAAATAATCCAGTCGTTGGTATCCCATTCCCAAAAGTAGACGAGAAATTACCACGTTATTTAACGTATCCAGAACTTGCAAGTCTTAGAGCCTGTGTAGAGGGTAACTTATTTGAACAGGCAATGGTTGAAGTTTTCTATACCACTGGCGTACGAATTAGTGAGCTGGTTAGATTGAGGACAGAAGATCTAAATTGGTCGGAGCGAAGCATACTCATACAAGACGGAAAAGGAGGAGTCGATCGCATTGTCCTCTTCAGTGCGACCTGTGGACAGTATTTGGAAACCTATGTATCGAGTCGGGCGGATTCTTCACCACACGTGTTCATCAACCCAAACACGAAGAGGAGCTTTGGGATTTCCACGATAAACGCCAGATTTCAATCCTATTCGGATTCCATAGGGTTTCGGGTGACTCCTCATATGTTGCGATATACATTTGCAGCACACCTTGCTCAAAAAGAAATGTCCTTGGATCATATCCGACAACTCTTGGGGCATGTGAATCCTCGTACCACTCGACACTATGCAACCTTATATGACCACGCACAAAAAAAGATGTATGACAAATGGATGTAG
- a CDS encoding tyrosine-type recombinase/integrase: MTSYWEVQCELAYPENTILVNAFLLSEKATRSKRVLANTRSVLQRFFLTQTKHFADITEKEIRQWLREQEKTLTEKTRGQYLSYIRQLYNYAVLEKHMEESPLYPKKNGLKAYWLLDMEWVVPENAERVAGFLLHQKGRNICKSTILRQRSILQRFFVHQTKDLIDIMKEDIEQWITEQKIHHNIVAVDFFKILNIFLNYAVLEQYIEISPLHAKDKPVTSHERYYELKLLLPNPENQSTINQFLYSLKETERKKSTIVSIRVCLQHFFKDIEKPFHSITLDEIEQRLRESPDKQKEQKRSALRSFYEYCMEKGITNDPPLRRKVIYNYSSERYWEVLLRLPNEENKAIINDFLLNLHHKKRGRRTITGYKAVLQLFFFKTDVHFSQLTPEDIESWFNETQGNVTTKTIQNYMCVLRCFYNYCYIKDYMNEPLLKTKWEIERDKEKYWEARKPIKSPENLEMMNEYLLNMKIANMSRGTIILHKNILRMFFRDREETFSLLASADILGWVVHLQMKLKSTTVKNCLSTLSSFFTFCVEEGYLEKSPIKSRWFPRLPKPLPKYLEKVEVAKIRQVSEKESLRDRGLVEFFLSSGCRIGEIHLLDKSDIDLENRSAIVTGKGKKIRRIHFSETCAILVERYFETCQYEEHPAAFLTKAGSRLSKSQIYAIVRRMGEEAGIVGTLHPHRFRHTFATDLITKGASLSFIADELGHSSLETTQLYARLPKWKLIKLYRMYMG; encoded by the coding sequence ATGACAAGCTACTGGGAAGTTCAGTGTGAATTGGCGTACCCTGAAAATACGATTCTGGTGAATGCTTTTTTACTAAGTGAAAAAGCTACTCGAAGTAAACGAGTTCTCGCAAACACACGTAGTGTATTGCAGAGGTTTTTTTTAACCCAGACAAAACACTTCGCCGACATTACAGAAAAAGAAATTAGGCAATGGCTTAGGGAACAAGAAAAGACCCTAACAGAAAAAACAAGGGGTCAATACTTGAGTTATATACGACAGTTGTATAACTATGCAGTGCTTGAAAAACACATGGAAGAATCGCCACTGTATCCTAAAAAAAATGGTCTAAAAGCGTATTGGTTACTAGATATGGAATGGGTGGTTCCTGAAAATGCAGAAAGAGTTGCTGGGTTTTTACTGCATCAAAAGGGGAGAAATATTTGTAAATCAACGATTTTACGCCAGCGAAGTATCCTACAACGTTTTTTTGTCCATCAAACGAAAGACTTAATAGATATTATGAAAGAGGACATTGAACAGTGGATTACCGAACAAAAAATACACCATAACATAGTGGCTGTAGATTTTTTTAAGATTTTAAACATCTTTTTGAATTATGCGGTGTTGGAACAGTACATTGAGATATCCCCCCTGCACGCTAAAGATAAACCAGTGACAAGTCATGAAAGATATTATGAGTTAAAGTTATTGCTTCCCAATCCTGAAAATCAAAGTACTATCAATCAGTTTTTATACAGCTTAAAAGAGACAGAAAGAAAAAAAAGTACTATTGTCAGTATCCGAGTCTGTTTGCAACATTTTTTTAAGGACATTGAAAAACCTTTTCATTCAATTACTCTGGATGAAATTGAACAAAGGTTAAGGGAAAGCCCGGACAAGCAGAAGGAACAGAAACGAAGTGCATTACGGTCTTTTTATGAATATTGTATGGAGAAAGGCATAACGAATGATCCCCCCTTGAGACGTAAAGTGATCTATAACTATTCTTCAGAAAGATATTGGGAAGTTCTACTTCGATTACCGAATGAAGAGAATAAAGCAATAATCAATGATTTCTTATTAAATCTGCATCATAAAAAAAGAGGCAGGCGTACAATTACTGGCTACAAAGCCGTTTTGCAACTCTTTTTTTTCAAGACGGATGTTCATTTTTCTCAATTAACACCGGAAGATATTGAAAGTTGGTTCAACGAAACGCAGGGGAATGTGACAACGAAAACAATTCAAAATTACATGTGTGTGCTTCGATGTTTTTATAACTATTGCTACATAAAGGATTACATGAACGAACCATTACTAAAAACCAAATGGGAGATCGAGCGGGATAAAGAGAAGTATTGGGAAGCAAGGAAACCAATAAAGAGTCCAGAAAATCTAGAGATGATGAATGAATACCTATTAAACATGAAAATCGCAAACATGAGCCGTGGGACCATTATTCTACATAAGAATATCCTACGCATGTTTTTCAGGGATCGAGAGGAGACATTTTCACTCCTTGCCTCAGCGGACATCTTAGGATGGGTAGTTCATCTTCAGATGAAGTTAAAATCGACCACTGTTAAAAACTGCTTATCCACACTATCCTCTTTCTTTACATTTTGTGTAGAGGAAGGCTATTTGGAAAAGAGCCCGATCAAATCGCGATGGTTTCCAAGACTCCCTAAACCATTACCAAAGTATCTGGAAAAAGTCGAAGTGGCAAAAATTCGGCAAGTGAGTGAAAAGGAGAGTCTTAGAGACCGAGGGCTTGTCGAGTTTTTTCTCAGTTCAGGCTGTCGTATTGGTGAGATTCATCTGCTGGATAAAAGCGATATCGACCTGGAAAACAGATCGGCAATTGTGACTGGAAAAGGAAAGAAAATCCGTCGTATTCATTTCTCAGAAACATGTGCCATTTTAGTGGAACGCTATTTCGAAACCTGTCAGTATGAGGAACACCCCGCAGCCTTTCTGACAAAAGCGGGATCCCGACTTAGTAAGAGTCAAATATATGCCATTGTAAGACGGATGGGAGAGGAAGCAGGCATTGTTGGGACGCTTCATCCACATCGTTTCCGGCATACGTTTGCGACAGATTTAATAACGAAAGGAGCTAGTCTATCATTTATTGCCGATGAATTAGGGCATAGTAGTCTCGAAACGACACAACTTTATGCACGACTACCCAAATGGAAACTAATTAAATTATACAGGATGTATATGGGATAG
- the xerA gene encoding site-specific tyrosine recombinase/integron integrase, protein MVDQNAIQKFFNDNFNQFSSETVRAYNLALSQFFSNCQKNIDEVKARDIRIWMASMTERGLKTRSVQLKLAALKSFYNYCVEENIINQNPTIKVKSPQKEDSLPYYLTKRQLALLQEFTINNFRERAIVETLFATGVRIEELLNIRVENIKWETKQIWIRKAKNNQERFVLFTNDCAERLKTHLKTRKVDSDYLFSNSKGRPLSQCLIQQRFREYSEALGFKVTPHTLRHTFATRLLEKGLEYEYIQELLGHSNINSTRIYTRLMTSDRKKQYDQYQQ, encoded by the coding sequence GTGGTAGATCAAAATGCAATACAAAAATTCTTTAATGACAACTTTAATCAATTTAGTTCAGAAACGGTACGGGCTTATAATTTAGCACTCTCGCAATTTTTTTCGAACTGCCAGAAGAATATAGATGAAGTAAAAGCAAGAGATATCCGGATATGGATGGCAAGTATGACAGAAAGAGGTTTAAAAACTCGAAGTGTTCAACTTAAATTGGCTGCATTAAAATCTTTCTATAACTATTGTGTGGAAGAAAATATCATCAATCAAAACCCGACAATAAAAGTAAAATCACCACAAAAAGAAGATTCGCTTCCCTATTATTTAACCAAACGACAGTTGGCATTGCTGCAGGAATTTACGATAAATAATTTTAGGGAACGTGCAATCGTTGAAACATTATTTGCAACTGGTGTAAGAATTGAAGAACTTCTCAATATTCGTGTAGAAAATATTAAATGGGAAACGAAACAGATTTGGATTCGTAAAGCAAAAAACAACCAAGAACGTTTTGTACTATTTACGAATGACTGTGCAGAACGGTTAAAAACCCATTTGAAAACTCGAAAGGTTGATAGTGATTATTTGTTTTCGAATTCAAAAGGTCGACCACTCAGTCAGTGCTTAATCCAACAACGATTTCGGGAATATTCAGAAGCTCTTGGATTTAAAGTTACACCCCATACCTTACGACATACTTTCGCGACGAGATTATTGGAAAAAGGCTTAGAATATGAATATATCCAGGAATTGCTCGGCCATAGCAATATCAATAGCACAAGAATCTATACACGACTCATGACTTCGGATCGAAAAAAGCAGTATGATCAATACCAACAGTAG
- a CDS encoding tyrosine-type recombinase/integrase has protein sequence MNSSEKYWICKNEKVPKKSRDILNEYLLSLKTENKTEATVDKYRRVLESFLQVITISLNELTPESVRTWLDEFSIGKKPTTVDLILSVLSSFFQFCLDEEYIEIVVMKKRWRPKIPKALPKFLDAFEYARVKQFTEQLPIRDRALILLLFSTGCRVTEVSNLNIEDIDLTKRTANVLGKGKKFRSTFFSEECSLALREHLETRSLNSTEPLFENKFGNRLQDGGIRKVLQKVGWKSGLKQSFHPHCCRHTFATNMLARGAELELIADILGHVNLNTTRIYAQIPTEDMMLKYQNIMG, from the coding sequence GTGAATTCATCTGAAAAGTATTGGATATGTAAAAATGAAAAGGTTCCAAAAAAATCTAGGGATATATTAAATGAATATCTCCTCAGCCTGAAAACAGAGAATAAAACAGAAGCAACAGTGGACAAATATCGGAGGGTATTAGAAAGTTTTTTACAAGTAATCACAATATCATTGAATGAACTAACTCCCGAAAGTGTTAGGACTTGGTTGGATGAATTTTCAATAGGGAAAAAACCAACAACAGTAGATCTAATACTTTCAGTTCTATCTTCTTTTTTTCAATTTTGTCTCGATGAAGAATATATAGAAATAGTAGTGATGAAAAAAAGATGGAGACCCAAAATACCAAAAGCGTTACCAAAGTTTCTAGATGCATTTGAATATGCCCGTGTGAAACAATTCACAGAACAATTACCAATTCGAGACCGTGCACTAATATTGCTTTTATTCTCAACAGGTTGCCGTGTGACAGAAGTATCAAATTTAAATATTGAGGATATTGACTTAACAAAACGTACAGCAAATGTATTAGGAAAAGGGAAAAAGTTTAGAAGTACATTCTTTTCGGAAGAATGTTCGCTTGCTTTAAGGGAACATTTAGAAACACGTTCATTGAATTCAACAGAACCATTGTTTGAAAATAAGTTTGGTAATCGACTTCAAGATGGCGGTATTCGAAAAGTATTGCAAAAAGTTGGATGGAAGTCTGGGTTAAAACAATCGTTTCATCCACATTGTTGTCGACATACCTTTGCGACTAATATGTTAGCTAGAGGTGCTGAACTTGAATTGATTGCTGATATACTTGGACACGTGAATCTAAATACAACTCGCATATATGCTCAAATTCCAACCGAAGATATGATGTTAAAATACCAAAATATAATGGGGTGA
- a CDS encoding S-layer homology domain-containing protein yields MANQPSKYSKFLVGAASAALVASAVAPIASAADFKDTKGNTHEEAINALSDAGVIKGYSDGTFLPNKTLTRSDVVKMMGKWLVTEGHSIPSDARTNPRFTDLTTKSNGELLDYAAVVKDAEVFIGSNGKLLAVDNITRENMAMVLVRAFDTVEDIDLATYVAGQDFKRDVKDLTAAKSEARAAIDVLDFFDITNPAVATFNPKGSTTRGHFATFLHKTINADFSKVAGNAAEGVVSIKAVNATTVEVAFKDAVSDVNALKYTIEGLTVSNAAVKQTDNKTVVLTTSAQEGGKEYTVKAGESTLGKFTGLSEVIPTKITTDTTSLQGVVGKEVTLKADINVKQAGVPVTFNVKADDKLNKDQVVEAVTNAEGIATYSYTQYAAGNDDVAVYPTGAPSVRSLAKVYWGVDSILTIVADDKKGEEINNGENKVYKVTYKDAKTGKAVANQKLHVTFAENVDTTIDKISHATANGKNPYQLTNGKTEAVTVTTNSNGEATVTVSGLNTKATPIVFLDDSVNNRVSGNERLENTELQAKAAQLVIGAVQSSYAIEVTRDGGEEAATGLDNGRKYKVVVKTKDGKVAANETVNVSFNEVLDRNMNTNTSAVFTKDDVQHKDATNNGQQLSIKLNAKGEGSFTIATGKNNVKEYATPVVWIDINSSNAKTGTLDEGEPSKVADITYFAEAKLTDGNLKAYDSATSNANEIDEEDKFEGTKTAFFKFTAANQSGNEMPLPTGYDRIEASFTVFNTGSNDVTVYNSKGQKVDVVSPNRSLTVTVNEEKNVVPMISVESANKTTDVRVEARGTAIPENYRNNNWNNNNNRLQTIDLRSHTAKVSFVSTKDVGLTHTGLITDIDTKDKEIQFVGKEYTSYKGASFKNQLGNSIDQDTFEKQINRALDNGEVYEATRSKDGDKITVSIIGGPYTAPVSLLNQQAVTAAAKEITEKAEVVFPKTGLVSEASVTLPTSTKADVAWTSSNSDLLSITAGVAKVAKVTEDKTVTLTATVTKGEAKKTETFTVKLTPVKEVPVTKGALLVKVEEAQKEVAKTDKYTAESIATLQSAINEARAVLASSAPSQADLNSTGKALDVATAGLVLKDATPTGEIEITSATAAGTTLSGLLGDYTYTVAGTVADATVTEVTLTFTGEDAAKTKTVPVIDKAFTTTISGDDMFGVFSNVEVSYGTVKANKEITKIVR; encoded by the coding sequence ATGGCTAACCAACCATCTAAGTACAGCAAGTTTCTAGTAGGAGCTGCATCAGCTGCTCTAGTAGCATCCGCAGTAGCACCAATCGCAAGCGCGGCAGATTTCAAAGACACGAAAGGTAACACGCACGAAGAGGCAATCAATGCTCTATCTGATGCAGGCGTTATCAAAGGATACTCAGACGGTACATTCCTACCGAACAAAACGTTGACTCGTTCTGACGTTGTTAAAATGATGGGTAAATGGCTTGTAACTGAAGGACATTCAATCCCTTCAGATGCACGAACTAACCCACGCTTCACTGACTTGACAACAAAGTCTAACGGAGAACTTCTTGACTATGCAGCAGTAGTTAAAGACGCAGAAGTATTTATCGGAAGTAACGGTAAACTACTAGCAGTTGACAACATCACTCGTGAAAACATGGCAATGGTCCTTGTTCGCGCATTCGACACTGTTGAAGATATCGACTTGGCTACATATGTAGCTGGACAAGACTTCAAACGTGATGTAAAAGATCTTACAGCTGCAAAATCTGAAGCACGCGCTGCAATCGACGTTCTTGATTTCTTCGATATCACGAACCCAGCAGTAGCGACTTTTAATCCAAAAGGTTCTACTACTCGCGGACATTTTGCTACATTCCTACACAAAACAATTAACGCAGACTTCTCTAAAGTAGCAGGCAATGCAGCAGAAGGCGTTGTATCAATTAAAGCTGTTAACGCTACTACTGTTGAAGTAGCATTTAAAGATGCTGTTTCTGACGTTAACGCTCTTAAATACACAATCGAAGGTCTAACAGTTTCTAACGCAGCTGTTAAACAAACAGACAACAAAACTGTTGTTCTTACAACTTCTGCTCAAGAAGGCGGAAAAGAGTACACAGTTAAAGCTGGCGAATCTACGCTAGGTAAATTCACTGGTCTTTCTGAAGTAATTCCAACTAAAATTACAACTGATACTACTTCACTTCAAGGTGTTGTTGGTAAAGAAGTAACATTGAAAGCTGACATCAACGTGAAACAAGCAGGCGTACCTGTAACTTTCAACGTTAAAGCTGACGATAAATTGAACAAAGACCAAGTAGTAGAAGCAGTTACTAACGCTGAAGGTATTGCTACTTACTCTTATACTCAATATGCTGCAGGTAACGACGATGTTGCTGTTTACCCAACAGGAGCACCATCTGTACGTAGCCTTGCAAAAGTATACTGGGGTGTTGACTCAATCCTAACAATCGTTGCTGACGATAAAAAAGGTGAAGAAATCAACAACGGAGAAAACAAAGTTTACAAAGTAACTTACAAAGATGCAAAAACTGGTAAAGCAGTTGCAAACCAAAAATTGCATGTAACATTCGCTGAAAACGTTGATACAACGATTGACAAAATTTCACATGCTACTGCTAATGGGAAAAACCCATATCAGTTGACAAATGGTAAAACAGAAGCTGTAACTGTAACAACAAACAGCAATGGTGAAGCTACTGTAACAGTTTCAGGATTGAATACAAAAGCAACTCCGATTGTATTCCTAGACGATTCAGTAAACAACAGAGTTTCTGGTAACGAACGTCTAGAAAACACTGAACTTCAAGCTAAAGCTGCACAATTGGTAATCGGTGCTGTTCAATCTTCATACGCAATCGAAGTAACTCGTGATGGCGGAGAAGAAGCGGCAACTGGTCTAGATAACGGCCGTAAGTACAAAGTTGTAGTTAAGACAAAAGACGGTAAAGTAGCAGCTAACGAAACTGTTAACGTATCGTTCAATGAAGTTCTTGATAGAAACATGAATACAAATACTTCTGCAGTCTTTACTAAAGATGATGTTCAACATAAAGATGCTACAAATAATGGACAACAGCTTTCTATTAAGCTAAATGCAAAAGGTGAAGGATCATTTACAATCGCTACAGGAAAAAATAACGTAAAAGAGTATGCTACTCCAGTTGTTTGGATTGACATCAATTCTAGCAATGCTAAAACGGGAACACTTGACGAAGGTGAACCTTCTAAAGTTGCAGACATCACATACTTTGCTGAAGCGAAGCTTACTGATGGTAACCTAAAAGCATATGACTCTGCTACTTCTAATGCTAACGAAATTGATGAAGAAGATAAATTTGAAGGTACTAAAACTGCATTCTTCAAATTTACTGCAGCTAACCAAAGTGGAAATGAAATGCCACTTCCAACTGGTTATGATCGCATTGAAGCATCATTCACAGTGTTCAACACAGGTAGCAACGATGTAACAGTATATAATTCAAAAGGACAAAAAGTTGATGTTGTTTCTCCGAACCGTAGCCTTACAGTTACAGTTAACGAAGAAAAAAATGTTGTTCCAATGATTAGCGTTGAATCTGCTAATAAAACGACTGATGTACGTGTAGAAGCAAGAGGAACAGCGATTCCTGAAAACTACCGTAACAACAACTGGAACAACAACAACAATAGACTACAAACAATTGATCTAAGAAGCCATACAGCTAAAGTTTCATTTGTATCTACTAAAGATGTAGGTTTGACTCACACAGGTCTAATAACAGATATCGACACTAAAGATAAAGAAATTCAGTTTGTTGGAAAAGAATACACAAGCTATAAAGGTGCTTCTTTCAAAAACCAACTTGGAAATTCTATTGACCAAGATACGTTTGAAAAACAAATTAATCGTGCATTGGATAATGGAGAAGTTTACGAAGCAACTCGCAGCAAAGATGGAGACAAAATTACTGTTTCAATCATTGGCGGGCCTTACACAGCACCAGTGAGCCTTCTAAATCAGCAAGCTGTAACTGCTGCAGCTAAAGAAATCACAGAAAAAGCTGAAGTAGTATTCCCTAAAACTGGTTTAGTTTCAGAAGCTTCGGTAACATTGCCAACATCTACTAAGGCTGATGTTGCATGGACTTCATCAAACAGTGATCTTCTCTCAATTACGGCTGGAGTTGCAAAAGTAGCTAAAGTTACAGAAGACAAAACGGTAACATTAACTGCTACTGTTACTAAAGGTGAAGCTAAAAAGACTGAAACCTTCACAGTGAAATTAACACCTGTTAAAGAAGTTCCAGTTACAAAAGGCGCTCTATTAGTTAAAGTAGAAGAAGCACAAAAAGAAGTAGCTAAGACTGATAAGTATACTGCTGAATCTATCGCTACTCTACAATCTGCTATCAATGAAGCGCGTGCTGTACTTGCAAGTTCTGCACCGTCACAAGCAGATCTTAACAGTACTGGAAAAGCATTGGACGTAGCTACTGCTGGTCTTGTATTAAAAGATGCTACTCCAACTGGAGAAATTGAAATTACTTCTGCAACAGCAGCAGGAACTACACTTTCTGGACTACTAGGTGACTACACTTACACAGTAGCAGGAACAGTAGCAGATGCAACTGTAACTGAAGTTACATTAACGTTCACAGGTGAAGATGCAGCTAAAACTAAAACAGTTCCTGTAATAGATAAAGCATTCACAACAACGATTTCTGGTGATGATATGTTTGGTGTATTCAGTAACGTAGAAGTTTCGTACGGTACGGTAAAAGCCAATAAAGAAATCACTAAAATCGTACGATAA